One genomic region from Nocardia vinacea encodes:
- a CDS encoding DUF3703 domain-containing protein, which translates to MPRISTAARARYHEEMQAAKTVLDPAQRWAHLERAHILSQPDPWLHTRNHFAMFALAVGQRDRREALGQIIRIILAAPGSLTGRYPEGNTGRAQVGLLQSMPTPPDLAALLHPRAA; encoded by the coding sequence GTGCCACGCATCTCGACTGCTGCACGCGCCCGCTATCACGAGGAAATGCAGGCCGCGAAAACCGTGCTCGACCCTGCACAACGGTGGGCTCACCTCGAACGAGCACATATCCTGTCCCAACCCGACCCCTGGCTGCACACCCGCAACCACTTCGCCATGTTCGCCCTCGCGGTCGGCCAACGCGACCGACGCGAAGCACTCGGCCAGATCATCCGGATCATCCTGGCCGCCCCCGGCTCACTGACCGGCCGCTACCCCGAAGGCAACACCGGCCGCGCCCAGGTCGGACTCCTCCAGTCCATGCCCACCCCACCCGACCTCGCCGCGCTGCTGCATCCTCGAGCGGCATAA
- a CDS encoding hydrogenase maturation nickel metallochaperone HypA gives MHEMAITQYLVDAVCEHAQGRVVHDVTVEVGALCAVVPESMQFCFELATEGTLAEEARLNLRIVEGTARCRNCGAEFLLPDLIVLCSCGSADVEITAGRELRIVSMEVSEQCAQPADARATGSL, from the coding sequence ATGCATGAAATGGCTATAACCCAGTACCTTGTCGACGCCGTCTGCGAGCATGCGCAAGGGCGCGTGGTGCACGACGTGACGGTCGAGGTAGGTGCGCTGTGCGCTGTGGTGCCCGAGTCCATGCAGTTCTGTTTCGAGCTTGCCACCGAGGGAACACTCGCCGAGGAAGCACGGCTGAACCTGCGCATTGTCGAGGGGACAGCGCGTTGCCGGAACTGCGGGGCGGAATTCCTTCTGCCCGACCTCATCGTGCTGTGCAGTTGCGGCAGCGCCGATGTCGAGATCACTGCGGGGCGGGAACTTCGAATCGTATCGATGGAGGTGAGTGAGCAATGTGCGCAACCTGCGGATGCGAGGGCGACGGGGTCGCTGTGA
- a CDS encoding FAD-dependent monooxygenase, translated as MKIVCVGGGPAGLYFAISMKRRDPAHDITVIDRNPPGSTYGWGVVYWDDLLDILYRNDPDSAQAVRAGSVLWREQAIHVRDDQTAHFGGYGFSMGRAALLDALSRRASDLGVDVQHGREVHDLSGFDDTDLIVASDGANSRVRQLGNHRFGTSVTLGENRYIWLGTDKVFTRFTFAFEHTPAGWIWFHAYPSVAEKISTCIVECQPQTWHGLGFDSLDNLENLRVLESIFTRLLDGHSLMSKTRGEFARWSRFPEVTNKTWYHDNVVLLGDAAHTTHFTIGSGTRLAIVDAVVLAQNLYEHAEVADALENYDAQRRAALRPIQAAARTSMIWFEHADRYLDRSAVQFAYAMAARHGLQMPWRYQLHLLTQVPTVRKIRRAIDSGQRWRRAARRGELAMALPSPRRRPPEPIPTDQSMF; from the coding sequence ATGAAGATTGTGTGTGTCGGTGGCGGGCCGGCCGGGCTGTACTTTGCTATTTCGATGAAGCGGCGCGACCCGGCCCATGACATCACGGTGATCGACCGCAATCCCCCCGGGTCCACCTATGGCTGGGGCGTCGTGTACTGGGACGACCTGCTCGACATTCTGTATCGAAATGACCCCGACAGCGCCCAGGCGGTGCGTGCCGGGTCGGTCCTATGGCGTGAACAGGCAATCCATGTGCGAGACGACCAGACCGCACATTTCGGAGGCTACGGGTTCAGCATGGGGCGCGCGGCATTGCTCGACGCACTTTCCCGACGGGCGAGCGACCTGGGCGTCGATGTCCAGCACGGGCGAGAGGTCCACGATCTGTCCGGCTTCGACGACACCGATCTCATCGTCGCCTCCGACGGCGCGAACAGCCGGGTACGGCAGCTGGGTAATCATCGTTTCGGCACGTCCGTCACACTCGGCGAGAATCGATATATCTGGCTCGGTACGGACAAGGTCTTCACCCGATTTACCTTCGCCTTCGAACACACCCCGGCCGGTTGGATCTGGTTCCACGCCTACCCATCGGTTGCCGAGAAAATCAGCACCTGCATCGTTGAGTGCCAACCGCAGACTTGGCATGGACTTGGATTCGACTCCCTGGACAACCTGGAGAACTTGCGTGTTCTGGAGAGCATATTCACGCGCCTGCTCGACGGTCACTCGTTGATGAGCAAGACACGAGGCGAGTTCGCAAGGTGGAGCCGCTTTCCTGAGGTAACCAACAAGACCTGGTATCACGACAACGTGGTGCTGCTCGGCGATGCTGCGCACACAACGCACTTCACCATCGGGTCGGGCACCCGGTTGGCAATCGTCGACGCCGTCGTGCTCGCACAGAACCTGTACGAGCATGCCGAGGTCGCCGACGCGCTGGAGAACTACGATGCACAGCGGCGCGCTGCGCTGCGCCCGATACAGGCCGCCGCCCGTACCAGCATGATCTGGTTCGAACACGCCGACCGGTATCTCGACCGCAGCGCCGTGCAGTTCGCCTATGCGATGGCGGCTCGGCACGGGCTACAAATGCCGTGGCGATATCAGCTACACCTGCTCACACAGGTACCCACTGTGCGCAAGATCCGGCGTGCCATCGACTCCGGACAGCGGTGGCGGCGGGCTGCCCGACGGGGGGAACTCGCGATGGCACTGCCCTCGCCACGACGACGCCCACCCGAACCGATCCCGACCGATCAGTCGATGTTCTGA
- a CDS encoding serine/threonine-protein kinase, whose product MYEPTDLVDPAERTRTALAAVVARFSKAWASGSPPDLSEYLPREPAERHTILIELIKIDLEYRWLRYHFPKRLIEYRAEFAELQDGPLPAELVYEEFHALRRGSPAADEATLAEAATAAGPELAQLTSDYRSTMIARPSAQMVLDAIDVGHHIDDFDLLMRIGAGAFAQVYLARQQSMQRLVAVKISHNHGNEPQTLAQLDHEYIVRIFDQRLIADGELKLLYMQYLPGGTLLDVLRLQRSTPPEYRSGQLLLDAIDKVLADKGEVRPTESAVRTRTAALTWPETVAWLGRRLADALQHASDRGVLHRDIKPANVLLSAEGIPKLADFNVSSSKHLKGTSPLAYFGGSLAYMSPEQLEACHPDLPVTAADLDTRSDIYALAVMLWELLTGHRPFADETSAGESETSLARMLELRRNPVESTFLSELPPDCPAALRRVLLKCLSPDREDRYSCGSELAQQFDLCLEKLARDLVYPPPNSWRARLSRWPTPILWLSSLVGVTLATVYMAVHVQELIREQLSDATNSQLDKGVIVFILCASPPAIFIYAYMSRDLLAVPRGLRAGRRYDEAVLARVRSRTLFWGDLCAMNTLLFAVCATVTGVMLLRWFTDLPARLIVHAAATVLVAGTISVAYTFFLSTFYVVRCVYPIYLRHGPASVHDAAYLRALRRRLTAYLAVTASVPLVGVLAGFTALEPEELPLVRDSVLGLCAASGLAFVAAYWLFRKLDADLRALERVVSQKPDSH is encoded by the coding sequence ATGTACGAGCCGACCGATCTGGTCGATCCAGCTGAGCGAACCCGCACAGCGCTTGCCGCCGTGGTGGCACGGTTTTCCAAGGCTTGGGCGTCCGGTTCCCCACCAGACCTGTCGGAGTACCTGCCTCGTGAACCGGCTGAGCGGCATACGATACTGATCGAACTGATCAAGATCGATCTCGAATACCGCTGGCTTCGTTATCACTTTCCCAAACGACTGATCGAATACCGTGCGGAATTTGCGGAGCTGCAAGATGGTCCGCTTCCGGCCGAGCTGGTCTACGAGGAGTTCCACGCACTGCGCCGCGGTTCGCCCGCAGCCGATGAGGCTACCCTCGCCGAGGCCGCCACGGCGGCCGGTCCTGAGCTCGCACAGCTCACGAGCGACTACCGCAGCACGATGATTGCTCGTCCAAGTGCCCAAATGGTTCTCGACGCCATCGATGTCGGCCACCATATCGACGATTTCGATCTCCTGATGAGGATCGGCGCCGGCGCCTTCGCCCAGGTGTATCTCGCTCGACAACAATCAATGCAGCGACTGGTCGCGGTCAAGATTTCCCATAACCACGGCAACGAGCCGCAGACCCTCGCGCAACTGGACCACGAATACATCGTGCGCATCTTCGACCAGCGACTCATCGCCGACGGCGAGCTGAAGCTGCTGTACATGCAGTACCTACCCGGGGGAACACTGCTCGACGTGCTGCGCCTACAGCGCTCGACGCCTCCGGAATACCGCAGCGGGCAACTGCTGCTCGATGCCATCGACAAGGTACTTGCCGATAAGGGCGAGGTTCGGCCCACGGAATCAGCTGTTCGGACCCGGACCGCCGCACTGACGTGGCCGGAGACCGTCGCCTGGCTGGGCCGCCGACTCGCGGACGCACTGCAGCACGCGTCCGACCGAGGAGTATTGCATCGAGACATCAAACCCGCGAACGTGCTGCTGAGCGCCGAGGGAATCCCGAAGCTGGCCGACTTCAATGTCAGCTCCAGCAAACACCTCAAGGGCACAAGTCCCCTGGCGTACTTCGGCGGATCACTGGCGTACATGTCGCCCGAACAGCTCGAAGCCTGCCATCCGGACCTCCCGGTGACCGCCGCCGACCTCGATACTCGAAGCGACATCTACGCGCTGGCTGTCATGCTGTGGGAGTTGCTCACGGGACATCGACCATTCGCGGACGAAACCTCCGCAGGCGAGTCGGAGACATCGCTGGCCCGCATGCTCGAACTGCGGCGCAACCCTGTCGAGTCGACGTTCCTATCGGAGCTTCCGCCGGATTGCCCCGCGGCGTTGCGCCGAGTGCTGCTGAAGTGTCTGTCGCCCGACCGCGAAGACCGCTACTCCTGCGGTTCGGAATTGGCCCAGCAGTTCGACTTGTGCCTCGAGAAACTGGCCCGCGACCTTGTTTATCCGCCGCCGAACAGTTGGCGGGCCCGACTTTCGCGCTGGCCCACCCCCATCCTGTGGCTATCTTCGCTGGTCGGCGTCACCTTGGCTACGGTCTACATGGCTGTGCACGTCCAGGAACTGATCAGAGAGCAGCTCTCCGATGCCACCAACTCGCAGCTGGACAAGGGTGTCATCGTTTTCATCCTCTGCGCCTCGCCGCCTGCCATTTTCATCTACGCATACATGTCGCGTGATTTGCTCGCGGTTCCTCGCGGCTTGCGCGCCGGCAGACGCTACGACGAGGCAGTGCTCGCGCGGGTGCGGTCGCGCACACTGTTTTGGGGCGACCTGTGCGCGATGAACACGCTGCTGTTCGCGGTTTGCGCAACCGTGACGGGGGTGATGTTGCTTCGCTGGTTCACCGACCTACCGGCGCGGCTGATAGTCCATGCCGCGGCAACCGTTCTGGTGGCGGGCACCATCTCCGTTGCCTATACATTCTTCCTTTCCACCTTCTACGTCGTCCGCTGCGTCTATCCCATCTACCTGCGCCACGGCCCCGCATCGGTGCACGACGCCGCCTATCTGCGTGCGCTGCGTCGCAGACTCACGGCCTATCTTGCGGTGACGGCGTCGGTGCCGCTGGTCGGGGTGCTGGCCGGCTTCACCGCCCTCGAACCCGAGGAGCTTCCGCTTGTGCGCGACTCGGTTCTGGGGTTGTGCGCGGCCTCCGGGCTCGCGTTCGTCGCCGCTTATTGGTTGTTCCGCAAGCTGGATGCAGACCTGCGCGCCCTCGAGCGGGTGGTCTCGCAAAAGCCTGATTCTCACTGA
- the hypB gene encoding hydrogenase nickel incorporation protein HypB codes for MCATCGCEGDGVAVITVGHQDRDHPHDHGHHEHGPGHEHEHSHEHALTTLTLEQKVLAKNDELAAANRTRLRERGILALNMTSSPGAGKTTLIERTIRELDSVPVAVIEGDQATVLDAQRIEATGCKVVQVNTGAGCHLDADMMRRALDALEPAPDSLLFVENVGNLVCPALFDLGEAGKVVIVSVTEGTDKPLKYPHMFAAAELVLINKTDLLPYVDFDLERCAEYARSVNPGVTIVPVSATTGDGLAHWYGWLNARLTSGIPKP; via the coding sequence ATGTGCGCAACCTGCGGATGCGAGGGCGACGGGGTCGCTGTGATCACCGTCGGACACCAAGACCGCGATCACCCGCACGATCATGGCCACCATGAGCATGGTCCCGGGCATGAACACGAGCACTCCCACGAACACGCTCTGACCACGCTGACCCTCGAACAGAAGGTGCTCGCCAAGAACGACGAGCTCGCCGCGGCGAACCGTACGCGATTGCGTGAACGCGGAATCTTGGCGCTGAATATGACCAGTTCGCCCGGCGCGGGGAAAACCACCCTGATCGAGCGGACGATCCGCGAACTCGACTCGGTTCCGGTGGCCGTCATCGAAGGCGATCAGGCCACTGTGCTGGATGCGCAGCGCATCGAAGCAACCGGCTGCAAGGTCGTGCAGGTAAATACCGGCGCGGGCTGCCATCTCGATGCCGACATGATGCGACGCGCTCTCGACGCGCTGGAGCCGGCGCCGGACAGCCTGCTGTTCGTGGAGAATGTGGGCAATCTGGTCTGTCCGGCATTGTTCGATCTCGGCGAGGCGGGCAAGGTCGTGATCGTCTCGGTCACCGAGGGCACCGACAAGCCGTTGAAATACCCGCACATGTTTGCCGCGGCGGAGCTGGTGCTGATCAACAAAACCGATCTGCTGCCCTATGTGGACTTCGACCTGGAGCGATGCGCGGAATACGCGCGGTCGGTGAATCCCGGCGTAACGATCGTTCCGGTATCGGCGACCACCGGCGATGGACTGGCTCACTGGTACGGCTGGCTCAACGCACGGCTAACATCCGGCATACCGAAGCCTTGA
- a CDS encoding cation transporter: MSVPLGLPSAVTVRGPSPQRRRLLARRIRWFVAMTISYNVIEAIIALTEGSRVSSTALIGFGLDSVIEVSSAAAVAWQFAGRDPAARERIALRAIAFSFFAIALYVSVDSVRGLLGVGEAEHSAIGIGLAAASLVVMPVLSWAQRRAGRELGSASAVADSKQTLLCTYLSAVLLVGLLLNSTFGWSWADPIAALVIAAIAVREGVNAWRGDTCCPTPTNTDTVGHDCDCCD; encoded by the coding sequence ATGTCGGTGCCCTTGGGTTTGCCGTCGGCGGTTACGGTCCGGGGGCCGTCGCCGCAGCGGCGGAGGTTGCTGGCGCGGCGGATCCGGTGGTTCGTCGCGATGACGATCTCCTACAACGTGATCGAGGCGATCATCGCTCTCACCGAAGGGTCGCGGGTGTCCTCGACCGCGTTGATCGGGTTCGGGCTGGATTCGGTGATCGAGGTGTCCTCGGCGGCGGCGGTCGCCTGGCAGTTCGCCGGACGTGACCCCGCCGCGCGGGAGAGGATCGCACTGCGCGCCATCGCGTTCTCGTTCTTCGCGATCGCGCTCTATGTCAGCGTCGACTCGGTCCGCGGCCTGCTCGGCGTCGGCGAGGCCGAGCACTCGGCGATCGGGATCGGTTTGGCCGCAGCCAGTCTGGTGGTCATGCCCGTGCTGTCATGGGCGCAGCGGCGAGCCGGACGTGAACTCGGTTCCGCCTCGGCGGTCGCCGATTCCAAACAGACCCTGCTCTGCACTTATCTCTCGGCGGTGCTGCTGGTCGGTTTGCTGCTCAACAGCACCTTCGGATGGTCATGGGCCGACCCGATCGCGGCACTGGTCATCGCCGCCATCGCAGTCAGGGAAGGCGTCAACGCCTGGCGCGGGGACACCTGTTGCCCCACACCCACCAACACCGACACAGTCGGCCACGACTGCGACTGCTGTGACTGA
- a CDS encoding ArsR/SmtB family transcription factor: METALQFDALARFGHALSDPTRTQILLSLRAGPGYPSELADRIGVSRQILSNHLACLRGCGLVVAVPEGRRSRYELADPRIAAALEDLLGLVLAVDPACCPVSDTEGCC, from the coding sequence GTGGAAACCGCGCTGCAATTCGACGCGCTGGCCCGTTTCGGGCACGCGCTGTCCGACCCGACCCGCACCCAGATCCTGCTGAGCCTGCGGGCCGGGCCGGGATATCCATCGGAACTGGCCGACCGGATCGGGGTGTCACGGCAGATCTTGTCCAATCACCTGGCCTGTCTTCGTGGGTGCGGTCTGGTCGTCGCGGTCCCCGAAGGACGACGCAGCCGCTACGAGCTGGCCGATCCGCGCATCGCCGCCGCGCTCGAGGATCTGCTCGGGTTGGTGCTGGCCGTCGATCCGGCCTGCTGTCCGGTCTCCGACACCGAGGGGTGTTGCTGA